A window of the bacterium genome harbors these coding sequences:
- a CDS encoding radical SAM protein, whose protein sequence is MESYLIRARKELLAKEEGTIYKSAKFRFLLISPLPYKAGSAGLAMHILYREINKLPDLSCERYFFQEAEVRSLEFDRLPSEFQVLAFSLSYELDCLNFIRILEMSQIPLFWDERKEEHPIILVGGAYPTINPLPLSKFADAIAIGDGEEMVREIGEAIKGGRDKGERLQLLSQIKGIFVPSIGNRYQRRWLMDLNLYDGSSQYISPVCDFPSTAFIEISRGCQRGCRFCVIPYFFSPYRERSAENVIEEALKWKGIARKIGLVGAATCDHLQLREIGRWLNKEGIPFSAASLRADALDEEFLRYLAQGGERTITLAPEVASSHLRELINKGIDEEVLREALEKAKKAGFKRARLYFMIGLPKEELEDVRRIAEISEEMSEILPLRLSISPFIPKPGTPLGKFPMEEEGKLRKKKEILERELRKRGIQATFESIRGSVIQWLLAQGDERMGDVLLYAYKRGGSFSAWRKGYEKVYG, encoded by the coding sequence ATGGAGAGTTATTTAATAAGGGCGAGAAAGGAATTATTAGCAAAGGAGGAGGGAACGATTTACAAATCCGCCAAATTCCGCTTCCTACTCATCTCTCCCCTTCCCTATAAAGCTGGCTCCGCGGGTCTCGCTATGCATATTCTTTACAGGGAAATAAACAAGCTCCCCGACCTTTCCTGCGAAAGATACTTCTTTCAAGAAGCGGAGGTTCGTTCCCTTGAGTTCGATAGGCTGCCCTCTGAGTTTCAAGTTCTCGCCTTCTCCCTTTCCTATGAATTGGATTGTCTCAACTTCATTCGCATATTGGAAATGAGCCAAATTCCCCTTTTCTGGGATGAAAGGAAAGAGGAACATCCGATTATCCTCGTGGGAGGAGCTTATCCCACCATCAATCCCTTGCCTTTATCAAAGTTTGCAGACGCAATCGCCATCGGCGATGGCGAGGAAATGGTTAGGGAAATCGGTGAGGCTATCAAAGGAGGGCGTGATAAGGGTGAAAGGCTTCAACTACTCTCGCAAATAAAAGGAATTTTCGTTCCCTCAATCGGCAATAGATACCAACGCAGGTGGCTAATGGATTTAAACTTGTATGATGGCTCATCTCAATATATATCACCGGTTTGCGATTTTCCCTCCACAGCCTTTATAGAGATTTCAAGGGGGTGTCAAAGGGGTTGTCGTTTCTGCGTAATTCCTTATTTCTTCTCTCCATATAGGGAGAGAAGCGCAGAGAATGTAATAGAAGAGGCTCTTAAATGGAAAGGTATAGCGAGAAAAATCGGTTTGGTGGGAGCTGCTACCTGCGACCATTTGCAATTGAGAGAGATAGGAAGATGGCTTAATAAAGAAGGCATTCCTTTCTCGGCAGCTTCTTTACGTGCGGACGCTCTTGATGAAGAATTCCTTCGCTATTTAGCCCAAGGAGGCGAGAGGACGATAACCCTCGCTCCCGAGGTCGCTTCTTCCCATCTGCGAGAATTGATAAATAAGGGAATTGACGAGGAGGTTCTTAGAGAGGCTTTGGAGAAGGCAAAGAAAGCGGGATTTAAAAGGGCTCGTTTATACTTTATGATTGGCTTGCCCAAGGAAGAATTGGAAGATGTGAGGAGAATTGCGGAAATCTCGGAAGAGATGAGCGAGATTCTGCCTTTAAGGTTATCAATATCTCCCTTCATCCCTAAGCCAGGGACCCCCCTGGGGAAATTCCCTATGGAGGAAGAGGGTAAACTGAGGAAAAAGAAGGAAATTTTGGAAAGGGAGTTGAGGAAGAGAGGGATACAGGCAACTTTTGAGAGCATAAGGGGAAGCGTTATTCAATGGTTGTTAGCACAA